The genomic stretch AGGTCAGGCGGTGTGGGTCGCGGAACCCGTTCCAGTCGTCGACGCGGAACGTCGACCCCTCGCGGTTCTTCAGGTACCACTGGTTGAGCGGCGCCGCGGGCGACAGCTCGAACGGCGCCGGGGTCTTGCCGTGGTGGTAGATGAGGTTGTGGGAGACCACCTCGTACTCGGAGGGCTTGCGCCGCGCCCCCGTCGAGAGCTGGCTCCACGTCTTCGGCGCCTTGCGCGCCGGGCGCGACGTCTCCGCGCTGCTCATTTCGTCTCCTCCAGGTACCAGATGATCTCGTCGTCGCTGACCTTGATGCGGCCCGCGAACGACGGCATGACGCTCTCGAACGCCGAGATCCGCAGCTCGCCGCCGAGCTCCTCGTCCAGCGACGCCTGCGTCAGCCGGCAGGACGTCGGCAGGCCGATGCGAACGTAGGCGCCCCGATCCTCGAACTTCGGCGCCTGACCGTTGTCGGTCGCGATCGCGCGCGCGACGGCCTCGGCCACGCGCTGGTCGCTGATGATCGGCCCGACGTATCTCGTCTTCTGCTCAGCAGGCATCAGCCATTGCTCCTCGTCGATGAATGTCCGACGGCCTCGCCGGCGGACCGGCCGATCCACACCACGTCGTCCTCGATGCGCACCTGCCTCTGCGCAAGGCACGTGTTGTCCGGATTGACGCCGGCGCCGGACCGGGCGTCGAACTCCCACAGGTGCGCCGGACACACGAGCTTGTCCTCCTCGAGGTAGCCCTCGGCCAGGGACGTCCCCTGGTGCGGACACGAGGACAGGAACGCACTGATGTGACCGCCCTCGAGGTGCACGACGATGAGCTCCTCGCCGTCGACGGTCACCGGCATCAGCTCGCCTTCCCACAGGTCTTCGAGGTCGACCGCCTTGACCCAGCGATCCTCGTCCACTGACACCGCCGGCTCCTACCTTGAGACCTTGATCTCGACGTAGTCGAGCCACCCGATGCCGACGTCCCGCGCCAGGGCGTCGAGCGGCTGCTCCTCGCCCTTGAAGATGAGCCGGAGGTCCCGGCCCTCGTCGGGGACGCGGATGCCGGAGACGTAGTCGGCCGCGGTGGTGCAGATGTCACGCACCGTCGCTTCCGGGTCGACGTTGACGTGGTGGACCAGGAAGTCGTCGCCGAAGATGAAGCCGATCGGCAGGATCCCGGGGTTGCCTTCGGGGGGCGCGCCGGCGACGCGCGCCTCCCCGAGCCCCGTCGGGGCGTCTGACATTGGTGCTGTTCCTTCCTGCTTGCTGGAGTCGGGGGCGGCTAGGCGGCGATCGCGCCGGTGGGCAGGGCGGGCTCGCGATCCGTGGCCCAGCGGTACCGCGCGGCGTCGTCACCCGCGATGTCAGGCGTGATCCCCATGTACTCGAGGATGCCCTCGATCGTCGGCGGCTGGATGTCGCCCATGATCAGCCGGTCGATGAGGGTCTTCGTGCCGGCGTAGCGCTCCAGGTTCTGGTCGAAGATCCACTGGCACGGCTCCGAGCAGAAGGAGTACCTGCGGTCGCCGTGCACCGACTGGCGCGGATCGCAGTGCGACGTCGTCCCCGGGATCTTGAAGACCGGGAGGTGGCACGTGTTGCAGAGGATGGGCAGCGTCTTGCCGAAGCTCGCGTCGACCTTGTCGGCGCGCACGTTCTCGCCGATGGTGTCCCAGAGCTTGCCGAACTTCTTCTCCCAGCCCGGGTACTTGCCCTCGAGCCACTCGCGCTCCGCGTCGGAGACTCCTGCGTCCGGGTGCCACCACACGGTGTTGCGGAAGTACCAGATCCCCGCGTGCTCGGAGTGGTGGTACCAGTCGAGCTCGTCGAGGAACTGCTCCCAGTACCACGGCTTCTCCAGGCCGATGTCCTCGAGCTGATCCATGAACTGCCGGATGATCCACTCCTCCATGAACTCCTTGAAGGACATCGTCCGGTGCTCGAGCGGCGTCCAGTAGTCCATCGAGGGCCCGGTGAGCGTGGCGAACAGGTGCCACGCTCGCCAGAACGACACGTCGATCAGGTTCTGCGCGAGCTCCTTCTGCCCCGTCTCGAGGAGCAGCTTGAGCGTGGGCTCGCCCTGCTGGGCGTGGCGCGCCTCATCGGTCTGGATGCTCGAGATCAGCGCGCCGAACTCGACGTCGCCCATCTCCATCGCGTCCGCCGCCATGCCGATGAACTGCAGGTTCGTGAAGCCGGTCTCGAAGGTGAACGTGAGCTGGATCGCGGTCGAGATGACGTCCCTCGCCATGAACAGCTCGTCGTTGTGGCTCTGCGCGGCGATGATCGCCCAGTTGCCCGTGTGGTAGGCCTTGTGGGCCCAGTCGAACTGCTGGTCCTTGTCGAGCAGCGAGTGGGCGACGCGCAGCTGGATCTGGACATGGCGCATCTCGTCGAGCGCGCCGAACAGCGCCATGTTGCGCCATGCGGCCGCGAGGCCGAAGCGGCCCATGCGAGACTCCGCGAGCGTCGACTGCCCCTCGGAGACCGTGACGGCGCCGAAGTGCGCCTTGATCGCGCCCTTCCAGCCCTCGTCGAGCTGATCGAACAGGTGCGAGCGGGCGATGGCGGCGCCGACGGCGGCCACGCCGGCGTCCTTGTCGACCTGGTTGTACACGTACTCGCGGTAGGACAGCTTGTACGGCTCGTCCCACGACCACCACGTGGTGGGCGACGTGTCACCCATGGGACCCACGAGCGCCGGCGGGAACGCCTCGTCGTGCGTGACGTACTTCAGCGTCCAGTTCATGTCGCGTGCGATGTCGTACCAGTCAGATCGCCGCAAACGGGGCATCTGTGACCTCCCTCTCGATCCATGCTGGAGCTTCAATGACCTCCCGCTGCGTTCGCCCGCGGGAACCGGCCACTAGCTAATCGCGGCCCCCGGGCCGGCGCCATTGTCCGAAAGGACCATCCTCCGGCCGGAGCGGCGGATCAGGGCTCGGCAGTTGGCCCGAAGGTCAGTTGACGCCCCTCGGCCGCTGCCATACGGTCGTTGTGGTCCAACCAATTCACCCATCTGCCCCTAATGGTCCAGCCAATACTGCCTCCCGCCCGAACACCGCTGCACGCCGATCACATCGCCCTCCGTGCCCGGATGGCTCCCTTCACCGGCTGGTCCCTGCCGATCGAGTACGCCGGCATCCGCCATGAGCACCTCGCCGTCCGCCGGAGCGCCGGCGCGTTCGACGTCTCCCACATGGGACAGATCGAGACCCGCGGGCCCGGCGCCACCGCCCTGCTGCAGCGCCTGTTGTCCAACGACGTCGACACGGTCGCCGTCGGCGGCGCGCAGTACGCGCTGCTCTGCCGCCCCGATGGCGGGATCATCGACGACCTGGTCTCGTACCGCCTCGAGCCCGACCGCTGGCTGACCGTCACGAACGCGTCGAACCACCGGGTGGACCTCGCGTGGTTCCGCGACCATGCCGGCGGATTCGACGCCGACGTGGTCGACCGCGCCGGCGACTTCGCGATGATCGCCGTCCAGGGTCCCAGCGCACGGACGATCGTCGCGTCGATCGCCGGCGGGGCGCTCCCGGAGCGCTTCCGCGCCGGCTCGTTGCCCGTCGCCGGCGCGGACGCGCTCGTCTGCGGCACCGGCTACACCGGGGAGGACGGCGTCGAGATCCTGTGCGCTCCGGCCGAGGTGGGGGCTGTCTGGCGCGCCGTACTCGCGCAGGGAGCTGTCCCGTGCGGGCTCGGCGCGCGCGACACGCTGCGCATCGAGGCCTGCTTCCCGCTCTACGGCAACGACCTGTCGACGGATCGCGACCCGATCGCGGCCGGCCTCGGCTGGTGCTGCGCCGAGGCGACCGGCTTCATCGGCTCCGACGCGGTCGGCCTCGCCCGGGTCCGGGGCCCGTCCGAGCGGCTCGTGCCGTTCGTCGTCGACGGCCCCGGCATCCCCCGGGCGGGCAACGAGGTCGTCGACGGCGGCGTCGTCACCAGCGGCACGCTCTCCCCGTGCCTCGGGCGCGGCGCGGGCCTGGCCTACGTTCCGACGGACGCGGCCTCACCCGGCTCCGAGCTCGTCATCGACGTCCGCGGCCGGCTGCGGCGCGCCACGGTCGTCACGAAGCCCATCCACCTCCGGAGGAAGCCCGCCGATGGCTGACGCGCACCACCCCGCCGACCTGCTCTACCACCCCGAGCACGACTGGGTCCGCCTGGACGGCGACCTGGCCACCTTCGGCGTGACGTGGTTCGCTCAGGACTCCCTGGGCGAGATCGTCTACTGGGAGCCTCCCGCGGTCGGCGCGACGGTGACCAAGGATGAGCCATACGCCGAGGTCGAGTCGGTGAAGGCGGTCTCAGACGTCATCGCGCCGCTGTCGGGGACGATCCTCGAGGTCAACGAGGCGCTGGCCGACGACCCGTCGCTCGTCAACGCGGCGCCGTACACGGACGGCTGGCTCGTGCGCGTGCAGCTCTCGGATCCCGCCGAGCGCCGGCACCTGCTCGACGTCGCAGGATACGAGGCTCTGCTGGACGGGTGAGCCGCCGCTCACGCCTCCGCGGCCGCCGGCCGGCGCTCACTGCGCGCCTGTCGCTCATGGAAGATCGCGCCAAGGAAGTCCACGACGAGGCGTGTGGCCAGCAGCGCGGTCGTTCCCGTGGGGTCATACAGCGGGTTGACCTCTACCAGGTCGAAGCCGACGATCGGCCCCTTCTTCGCGACACCCCGCAGCAGGTCCCGCGCCTGGTGATAGAGCAGGCCGCCCGGCTCGGGCGTTCCGGCGCCCGGCGCGATCGACGGGTCCATCGAATCGATGTCGAACGTCAGGTAATAGGGCATCTCGGGGATCTGGTCGAGGACCCAGTCGACCCCGATGGAGCGCACCTCGTCGGAGGTGATGATCACGTTTCCGCGGGCGATCGAGTCGGAGTAGTCCTTCTCGCCCAGCATGAGGCCGCGCATGCCGATCTGCACGAACTTCGTGACGTTCGGGCAGTTGCGCGCGACGTTGATCATCGGGCTCCCGTGCGTCAGATCGCTCTCATAGAACGTGAAGACGTCGGCGTGCGTGTCGATCTGGATGATCCCGATCTCGCCGATGTCGGAGAAGGCCTGGACCACTGGGTACGTGATCGAGTGATCGCCGCCGACCGAGATCGGTAGCGCACCGCGCGAGAGCATCGTCTTGATGCTCTGCGTCATGCGGTTGTGGTTGGCCTCCAGCGCGAGCGGCTGGATCGGCACGTCGCCGCAGTCGACGATGTTCACGCCGCGCAGGATCGTCTGGCGGAGCTCGATGTCGTAGTAGCCCTCGCCGGGCAGGTACTGCTCGTACAGGGACGACTGCTCACGCAGTGCCCGTGGACCGAAGCGCGTGCCGGGACGGTTCATGGTCCCCTCGTCGAACGGGATGCCGATGACGCCGACATCGGCGTCGAGGTAGTCGAGGTCGGCGCAAACGGGAGCTTTCAGGAAGCTGGCGATGCCGACGTACGGCATGTGGCTCGCGCTCTTGGCGGCGGTCATGGCCTTTGGTCCTTTCCGGGTGGGTCGTGGTGCGAGTCGTCACGACGCTCTGTGCGACAGGCGGGAGGCTTGCGCCGCGACCCGGCCCGGGACTCGGGTGCGCGCGGGGACTGCAGGCGCGAGTGGCAGGGCCGGGCAAGCGACGCTAGATGAGTCGTTCCACGGCCGACCCGCGGAACGACTCATCTAGAGCGAGGGGATCTCGATCTCGCCGGCCCCCTCGAGGAAGCCGACGAAGGTGATGGGTCCGGCCGGCGGCCTTCGCCGCGAGATCGGTGGACATGTAGTTGAGGAGCATCGGCACCTTGCCACCGATGCCCGCCCACTTGCCCGTTTCCGACGTGAACTCGTTCTCCATCTCGTCGACGCCGACGATGCGCATCTTCAGGTAGTGGGACGTGCCGTCCACGGCGAGACGCACGCTGAACAGCCCCTCGTACGCCGCCTGCAGCTGTGCGTCGTCGACTCGCACCGGGGTGCTCCAGTCCGCGCTGCCGCCGGCGGCGATCTCGACACGTCTTGCCATACGACTCTTCTGAGTGAACAGGGTGGTGCCCGGCGATTTCTCGCACACGCCCCCCGTGCCCGGCAATTGGCCGATCGGCCGACCCACGCCCGCTCACGAGAAGATCGACGGACACTCACCCGCCGAGCGCCTGCAGGATTCGGCTGGGCTGCCCGCCGTGTTCGCGGCGGCCCGCCGCTTGCGCGATGTTCCCTTCGCCTGAGCGGTGCTGCGGTACATCGCGTACGGCAGCTGCACCTACCCGAGCCCGTTCTGGGAAGGCCCCAACCCCCAGCCCGGGCGCTTCGACCGAGCCGGCGAACCCCCACCACGTACCTCGGACTCCACCCCCTCACGCCCTGGGCCGAGCTGCTGCGCGTCACCGACCGCCGCATCCCGGCAGACGTCCGCGGCCTACGCCTCGTCTCCTGGGCCGCGCGCATCCTCGCCAAGCCCCGCGACATCATCGAACCACCTTCGAAACCGCCAGCGACCACGGCCTCGATCCGGCGGACCTCGTCTCGGACCAGCCCGGCGCATGCCAGGCCTTCGCCACCGCCCTGCGCAGCGACCCGGATGCTCCGAAGGTCATCATCGCGCCCACCGCTGCGCTGCCGGGCACCCAGACCATCACTCACCTGGGCCGCCGGCTCAGCGCCCCCTACGACCTCGAGCCCGACCACGGCCCGGACATCGACACCTCCGTCTCCCCCACCGCCACGCTCGACTCGAGCCTGCTCTCGCTCGTCGAACTCGTCCACTATCGAGACGCCGCCGAGCCCCATCCCGCCCTCGCCGCCTGGCACACCGGCAGCGCCTACGTCTTCGACGAGCCCGCGGTCACCGACATCGAGTACTTGATCACCTGAACAACCGACGCGCGCGGCTGTCGAGCACTGCGGCCACGACGCTCGGCGACAACCCCCGCGGCCTCTGATCCGCCAGACCGGGTGATCTCCCCGCCCGCAAGCCGGGATCGCGGCGGAGTTGAAGCTGTCCGGAAGCCCCCACGACTCTTCCCTTTCGCGCGAACGGCGCCGGGTCGGTTTCCGACCGCGGCGCGTCGGCAGCCGTCGATCTACGTGACCGGCGGCAGGAGCGTCGATCGGGGCCGGACAGCCATCGCACGCCGCTCGGCCAGCCGGTCGAGCATCAACGCCGTGTCAACGATGGCCACGCCGGTGAGGTGCTCGTCACGGGCTTCGAAGTCCTCGACGATCGCTCGGACCGCAGCCGCGTAGGCCGGCGCGTCGTGGGCAGCGAGGCCGGCGATGGCGTCGGCGGCGCGGACGAACGCCGGCGAGCCCGCTCGCATACCTTCGGCGGCGCGGGCCGCGAGAGCATCGTCGCCGTCGACCAGCGCAGCGATCGCGAGCACGTACCAAGAAGACGGCGAGTCGCCCTCCGAGCCGACCTGCGCGCGGGCATAGGCAGCCTCATCGGGACCGTCACCGGCGATGACGGCCGCCTTCAGCGCACCGATGAGCCGGCCATAGCTGCGCGGCGGAGCCAACTCCCACGAGTCCCGGTAGTGCGCTGCCGCCGCGCGCAAGTGAGTCGCGGCGGCCGGCGCGTCGCCCGCAAGCAGCAGTCGATAGCCCTCGCGCTCGGCCGCGATCGCCTCGTCGAGCTCGTCCAGGTGCGGGCCGGGCTCCATGGCCATTTCGCCACCGTACTGCACGACAACCCCGCCGATCGTCGCTGATGGCCGAGCTTCTCTTCCTGGTCCTCCGAGTAGATCAGCATGGCTTCAGACCGTCGGGCCAGGAGCGACGGACGATGATCGGTGAAGAGGTCCACCTTCAGGCCGCCCGACATCCGGCTCTCCTTCCGTGTGCTTCGCCGTTCTTGTCCGCTCGCGAGACGAGACCTCATCGTCGTGGGCGCTCCGGGCGATCGCCGCGGCAGATTGTGCGCGGACGACGGGCGTTGTCCGCCGCTCAGCCGGCGCACGCCGCGCTGCGCCGTCGTTTCCGGGCTCAGGTCGAACGGCACGGTTCGCGCAGATCGAGTGGCACAGGGGCGCCGCCGCCGAGAGACGTGCCGACGTCCAGACTGAATGGACATATCGTTGAGAGTTCAGCTCCCATCGGCGTGCCGTCGCTTCTCATGGGGCAGAGGGCATGACCGAGACTGATCGTACGGAGGACCTCATGGTCAGCAGTTCGACTCAGCACAGTGGCTCCATCGGGAACGTGTCGCAGAGCGGCATCCCCGGCGAGGTGGACGTGGCGATCGTCGGGTCCGGCGGTGCAGGCCTGATGGCGGCACTCACGGCCGCCAAGGAGGGCGCACGAGTCCTCGTCGTCGAGTCCCGGGAGATCGTCGGGGGCGCCACCGGGATCTCTGCGGGAGCAGCCTGGATCCCCAACCACGGCTTATCGACCAAGGACCTGAACGTGAACGACGACCTGGACAAGGCTCGCCGCTACATCTACGGCCAAGGTCGCGACCAGATCCTCGACCACGACCTGGTGGAGAAGTTCCTGGAAACCGGGCCCCACGTCGCCCGGTTCATCGAAGAGCACACCTCTTTCGGGTGGATCCCGACGATCTGGCCGGACTACCGCTCCGACATCGACGGCGCGTCCGTCGGTCGGGCACTCTTTCCCGGCCCGTACTCCCCCGAGGGACTGGGCGAGGCCGCGAAGTTCGTGCGACCGGCCCTGACGACGGGCATGGCCAAGAACCCGCTCCCGTTCTGGTTGCTGGGTGGGATCGGCATCGATGACGTCTGGCTCGCCGGACCGGCATTGGTCGGAGCCCTGCTCGAGGCCGGCCTGCGCAATGGCGTCGACGTACGCGTCGAGACGCCGGCGACCCGGCTCGTCACGGACGAGTCGGGCGTGCGGGGGATCGTCGTACGGGCTGATGGCGTCGAGCACACGGTGCGCGCCACCAGGGGGGTCCTCCTGGCCAGCGGCGGCTTCGAGAGCTCGACCGAGCTCACCACGACCTACCTCGGGGCGCCCTTCGGCGTGCAGGTCTCCCCCAAGGGCCATGACGGCATCGCGGTGCAGTTGGCCCAGGAGCTGGGCGCTGATCTGACCGGTATGGAGGACGCCTGGTGGATGCCCGGGGTGCAGCTGCCCGGTGAGGAGCTGGAGGGCCGCCCGCTGAGTCGAGTGTTCCTGGGCGAGCGAGCGCTGCCGCACAGCATCATGGTGAACAGCCGGGGTGAGCGCTTCGCGAACGAGGCCCTGGCCTACGACCAGTTCGGGCAGATCATGCGCGAGGTCGACCCGGAGACGGGCACCATGCCGAATGCCACGGCGTGGCTGATCTTCGACCAGAACTACTGGACGAAGTTCGGGATCTTCGGCATCACGCCGGGCGGAGAGGTGCCCGACTACCTCCACCGCGCCGACACCCTGTCGGAGCTGGCGGCCAAGATCGGCGTCGACGAGGTGGGGCTGCTCCGCACCGTCGACCGGTTCAACCCCGAGGCCGCACGAGCTCGCGATCCGCAGTTCAACCGCGGTGACACGTTGTTCGACCGCTACTTCGGCGCCTTCTATCCCCGGCTGGGCAAGAACTCGCCCGACGCGCGGTTCCCCGCCGCCACCGTAAAGGCTCGGATGGGCATCGCCGCGGCGATCGGTCCCATCGTGAGCAAGCTCGCGGGACGGGTGGCGAAGAAGAACGACCCCGAACGGGTGCGTTCCATCGTGGTCGGGCCCCTGGCGAAGATCATCCGACCCATGCTGAAGAGCCCGAAGTCGAGCGTGCTCGGGCCCGTCGACACTGCGCCGTACTACGCGCTCAAGGTCGAGGCCAGCGCGCTCGGCACCGTGGGTGGTCCGAGAACTGACGCACTCGGCCGCGCGCTGGACACCGACGGCAAGGTCATTCCGGGACTGTACGCCGCCGGCAACGCAGGTGGCGCGCCCACGAAGGGGTTCTACGGAGGCGCCGGAGGGACGATCTCCCTTGGGCTGGTGTTTGGCTACCTGGCGGGACGGGAAGCGGCCCGGCGGCAGGATGACGCCTGAGCCATCTCGCTCTTGACCTCGGCGCTGGGTGTTGTGCCAGTGCACCCAGCCCAGCGTGGCCAGCTGCCGCTCGCGCGGAGAAGCAGCTCACGTTCTTTCGCCTCACCGCGGCGTTCGACACATTCGCTCGTGATCGTCGGCGGCTGGCCCGTGGGTCAGGTCTGGTCGTCATCGACGGTGTGGTGGACGAGCGCGGCGGCGAGGTAGCGGTAGGTGTATTCCTCGGCGAGCTTGCGGGAGTCGGCGAACACGATCGGGATCGATGGGTAGCGGACCTGGAGGCGGGCGACGAGTTCCAGCAGCCAGCCGGGCTGGGTGTATTGGTCGTTGAGCAAGGCGCCGTAGCGCTGCTCGACGACGACTGCGGCGGCCGGGAGCGCGGCGAGCTCGGCCAGCCGGTAGTTCAGCGAGCCGTCGATGAGTGACTTGTTGAAGTCTTCGGGCGTCTTGCGCTCGACGGCCGCGACGATCCGGTCGTCGTCGCGCACGGCGTAGTCGCCGGCGGGCAGCGCGCTGCGCCGGCGTTCGACAGGTCGGCCGGCGAACTTGTAGGGGTAGCGCTCGCGGGTGTCGACCTCGATCGTGAGCTGGTCCAGCTGGGAGGCGCGACGGGTCGGGACGCGCTGGCCGGGCCGCGCGCGCTTGGCGGTGCGGGCGGTCTGCCAGAAGATCATCGGCCGACCGCCGACGCGACCCGGGTTGGGCCTGGTGAAGACGATCTGCGAGCGGTTGTTGCGACCGCGGTCCAGGACGAGGTCGATCGCGGCGCCGCGGCGCGCGCAGTGACGGACGGCGACCTGCTCGACGATCTCAGCGTCCGCAGGCCACTCGTCGAGCGGGTGGCAGTAGACCCGCGCCGTCGTGGGCCACCTGTCGCGCGCCTTGAGCAGGATCCCGCCGTCGATCGGCAAACGCAGCAGGTAGGGAAGCGTGCTCTCGGGATCGGGGTTGCGCGCGATGACGAAGTCGACCTGCTCGGTCATGACGTGGTGAGGAGGTCTGCGAACTGGCGGGGTGAGGGGACCGGCGGGTCGGGGTCGGTGAGGTCGCGCAGGCCGCCGGAGGCGAGGTAGTCGGCGCCGGTCGCGCGTGGCTGACCGGCGAGGGAGATCGCGGCCGAGACGAGCACGTCCGGGTCACCGACGAGGCGCACGCATCAGCGGTCAGGGCCTGGCGCGGCGCTCGCGGCCGCCGGCGAGCTTGAGGTAGCGCTCGTAGGAGAGGACAACCGCTTCCGGGCGCCGGCGGGCGCCGATCACGACCGGTTCGGCGTCGGCACCGGCCTCACCGGGGCGCTCCAGCAGCGCGGGCAGGTGCGGGCGTCCCTCGCGGGTGGCCAGGACGTCATGTGGTCGGCGAGCCATGTCTCCAAAGGTAAGCACGAACGCGAGCCATGTCTCCAACGGTAAGCACGAACGTGTACGCGTAAGTGAACGCGTTCTGGGGCGGTTCGATGGAAGCCGCGACGTCGTCGGCCCGCGCGTCGGCGCGGCGCAGGGCGTGCGAGAACAACGAGCTTGCGCTCGAGGAGCTGCGGCTGCTCGCCGAGTCGATGATCGAGATCGTGCGCCGCACGAGCCGCAAAATTGGATTGCTCATGGACGCGACGGATCTCTACCACCAGCTCTGCGTCGCGTTGGGCACGCGCAGACGCCGCCACCTGGCGTCGCTTGACCGCGTAGTACGTCGACGGGCGGCAGATCGGCTCGACCGCGAAGCGAACCCCTGTGGTCATCGATGAAGACGGCAGGGTCGCGTCCCCCACGCCCGCCTGAGCGGCCGGGCGGAGCGCCACACTCGCCGGGTCAACCCTCCCACGCGAGACGGGCCGCCCGCCGTGCGAGCATCGGAACGCCGGCTTCGAGCCGGCCGAAGAAGGCATCGTCCGTGCTGCCGGCGAGGAACCTCTGGTAGCTGCTCTCCAGGAAGATCGCGGATTTCCAGAGCGCGAGGGTCTGGTACCAGCGCAGGTTCGACAGGTCGCGTCCCGAGCGCTGCGCATAGCGCTCGGCCAGCGCGAGGCGGCCCGGGAAGCCGGACAGGCGCGTCACGGCCGACAGGTCGAGCATCGGATCGTCGGCATCGCCCGGATCCGCCCACGTGGCCGTCATGTAGCCCACGTCGGCGAGCGGGTCGCCGAGCGTGGCCATCTCCCAGTCGAGCACGGCGACCAGCCGCGTCCCCGGCTCGGCCGCGTACATCATGTTGCCGAGCCGGTAGTCACCGTGAACGATCGAGAGACCGCCGCCGGCCGGCCGCGTGGCGTCGAGCCAGTCGGCGAGCTCATGCAGCTCCGGCAATGGCCGCGCGGCGTTCCCCTCCAACAGTCCGCGGAAGCGGCGGATCTGCCGCTCCAGGTAGCCGTCTCGGCGGCCGAATTCGCCGATCCCCGTGGCGTCGATGTCGACCGCGTGCAGCTCGACCAGCCCGTCGACGAGCTGCCACGCGATCGCCCCGGGATCGGCCGGCCGGCTGAAGTCCGCCGGCAGCTCCGTGGTCAGGACGTGACCATCGATGCGGCGCATGACGTAGAACGGCGCGCCGATGACCGCGTCGTCGTCACACGTCGCGACGATCTCGGGAACCCGGACGCCGGCTCGCTCGAGCGCTGTCAGCAGCCGCGCCTCGCGGAGCACGTCGTGCGTGGATGGGGCCAGCGGACCGCGCGGCGGGCGCCGCAGCACGAAGCGGTCGTCGCCGCGGTCGATGGCGTAGGTGACGTTCGAGTG from Capillimicrobium parvum encodes the following:
- a CDS encoding FAD-dependent oxidoreductase, giving the protein MVSSSTQHSGSIGNVSQSGIPGEVDVAIVGSGGAGLMAALTAAKEGARVLVVESREIVGGATGISAGAAWIPNHGLSTKDLNVNDDLDKARRYIYGQGRDQILDHDLVEKFLETGPHVARFIEEHTSFGWIPTIWPDYRSDIDGASVGRALFPGPYSPEGLGEAAKFVRPALTTGMAKNPLPFWLLGGIGIDDVWLAGPALVGALLEAGLRNGVDVRVETPATRLVTDESGVRGIVVRADGVEHTVRATRGVLLASGGFESSTELTTTYLGAPFGVQVSPKGHDGIAVQLAQELGADLTGMEDAWWMPGVQLPGEELEGRPLSRVFLGERALPHSIMVNSRGERFANEALAYDQFGQIMREVDPETGTMPNATAWLIFDQNYWTKFGIFGITPGGEVPDYLHRADTLSELAAKIGVDEVGLLRTVDRFNPEAARARDPQFNRGDTLFDRYFGAFYPRLGKNSPDARFPAATVKARMGIAAAIGPIVSKLAGRVAKKNDPERVRSIVVGPLAKIIRPMLKSPKSSVLGPVDTAPYYALKVEASALGTVGGPRTDALGRALDTDGKVIPGLYAAGNAGGAPTKGFYGGAGGTISLGLVFGYLAGREAARRQDDA
- a CDS encoding toluene-4-monooxygenase system B family protein, which codes for MSDAPTGLGEARVAGAPPEGNPGILPIGFIFGDDFLVHHVNVDPEATVRDICTTAADYVSGIRVPDEGRDLRLIFKGEEQPLDALARDVGIGWLDYVEIKVSR
- a CDS encoding Rieske 2Fe-2S domain-containing protein; the protein is MSVDEDRWVKAVDLEDLWEGELMPVTVDGEELIVVHLEGGHISAFLSSCPHQGTSLAEGYLEEDKLVCPAHLWEFDARSGAGVNPDNTCLAQRQVRIEDDVVWIGRSAGEAVGHSSTRSNG
- the speB gene encoding agmatinase; the protein is MTAAKSASHMPYVGIASFLKAPVCADLDYLDADVGVIGIPFDEGTMNRPGTRFGPRALREQSSLYEQYLPGEGYYDIELRQTILRGVNIVDCGDVPIQPLALEANHNRMTQSIKTMLSRGALPISVGGDHSITYPVVQAFSDIGEIGIIQIDTHADVFTFYESDLTHGSPMINVARNCPNVTKFVQIGMRGLMLGEKDYSDSIARGNVIITSDEVRSIGVDWVLDQIPEMPYYLTFDIDSMDPSIAPGAGTPEPGGLLYHQARDLLRGVAKKGPIVGFDLVEVNPLYDPTGTTALLATRLVVDFLGAIFHERQARSERRPAAAEA
- the gcvH gene encoding glycine cleavage system protein GcvH; translation: MADAHHPADLLYHPEHDWVRLDGDLATFGVTWFAQDSLGEIVYWEPPAVGATVTKDEPYAEVESVKAVSDVIAPLSGTILEVNEALADDPSLVNAAPYTDGWLVRVQLSDPAERRHLLDVAGYEALLDG
- a CDS encoding ferritin family protein is translated as MPRLRRSDWYDIARDMNWTLKYVTHDEAFPPALVGPMGDTSPTTWWSWDEPYKLSYREYVYNQVDKDAGVAAVGAAIARSHLFDQLDEGWKGAIKAHFGAVTVSEGQSTLAESRMGRFGLAAAWRNMALFGALDEMRHVQIQLRVAHSLLDKDQQFDWAHKAYHTGNWAIIAAQSHNDELFMARDVISTAIQLTFTFETGFTNLQFIGMAADAMEMGDVEFGALISSIQTDEARHAQQGEPTLKLLLETGQKELAQNLIDVSFWRAWHLFATLTGPSMDYWTPLEHRTMSFKEFMEEWIIRQFMDQLEDIGLEKPWYWEQFLDELDWYHHSEHAGIWYFRNTVWWHPDAGVSDAEREWLEGKYPGWEKKFGKLWDTIGENVRADKVDASFGKTLPILCNTCHLPVFKIPGTTSHCDPRQSVHGDRRYSFCSEPCQWIFDQNLERYAGTKTLIDRLIMGDIQPPTIEGILEYMGITPDIAGDDAARYRWATDREPALPTGAIAA
- a CDS encoding MmoB/DmpM family protein → MPAEQKTRYVGPIISDQRVAEAVARAIATDNGQAPKFEDRGAYVRIGLPTSCRLTQASLDEELGGELRISAFESVMPSFAGRIKVSDDEIIWYLEETK
- the gcvT gene encoding glycine cleavage system aminomethyltransferase GcvT, which translates into the protein MVQPILPPARTPLHADHIALRARMAPFTGWSLPIEYAGIRHEHLAVRRSAGAFDVSHMGQIETRGPGATALLQRLLSNDVDTVAVGGAQYALLCRPDGGIIDDLVSYRLEPDRWLTVTNASNHRVDLAWFRDHAGGFDADVVDRAGDFAMIAVQGPSARTIVASIAGGALPERFRAGSLPVAGADALVCGTGYTGEDGVEILCAPAEVGAVWRAVLAQGAVPCGLGARDTLRIEACFPLYGNDLSTDRDPIAAGLGWCCAEATGFIGSDAVGLARVRGPSERLVPFVVDGPGIPRAGNEVVDGGVVTSGTLSPCLGRGAGLAYVPTDAASPGSELVIDVRGRLRRATVVTKPIHLRRKPADG
- a CDS encoding ERCC4 domain-containing protein — its product is MTEQVDFVIARNPDPESTLPYLLRLPIDGGILLKARDRWPTTARVYCHPLDEWPADAEIVEQVAVRHCARRGAAIDLVLDRGRNNRSQIVFTRPNPGRVGGRPMIFWQTARTAKRARPGQRVPTRRASQLDQLTIEVDTRERYPYKFAGRPVERRRSALPAGDYAVRDDDRIVAAVERKTPEDFNKSLIDGSLNYRLAELAALPAAAVVVEQRYGALLNDQYTQPGWLLELVARLQVRYPSIPIVFADSRKLAEEYTYRYLAAALVHHTVDDDQT